The genomic segment CCCAGCCGATCCCCTGCGCCGTCCCCCCCTCGATCTGCCCCGCCACCAGCACCGGGTGGATCGCCCGGCCGATGTCCTGCGCGGTGACGACGCGGACGGGCCGCACCTCGTACGTGTCCGGGTCCAGCGCCACCTCCACCACGTCGCACCCCCAGCCGTAGGTGGCGTAGGCGTCGCCGGTGTACTCGGTGTCGTCCCAGGTGACGTCGTGCGGCTTCTCGTACTCGCGGGTGACGACGGTGCGGCCGAAGCGGCGGAAGTGCTCGCCCGGGTGCAGCTCCCCGATCCGCCCGCGCAGCTCCTCGGCGCAGCGCTGCAGGATGCCGCCCACCACCATGCAGGTGCGCGACGCCACCGTGGGGCCGCTGTCGGGCACCGCCGCCGTGTCGGGGACGGCGTGCTCCACCTCGTCGAAGGCGACGCCCAGCGCGTCGGCCACGATCTGCGAGTGCATGGTGCGCGTGCCCTGCCCGATCTCGGTGCTGGCCACCAGGATGCGCACCCCGCGTTCCGTGGTCTCCAGCGCCGCCTTGGACGCCAGGTGCACCTCGCCGCTCCCGGTGAACCCCGAGCCGTGGAAGAAGAGCGAGAGGCCGATCCCGCGCCCCGTCCCCGCGTACTCCGCGCGCTTGCGGTGGAATCCGGAGCGCCGCACCGCCTCGTCCAGCACCTCGAGCGCCGAGCAGTCGTCGCCCATGTGCTGGCCCGTGGCCGTGGTGTCGCCCGGGCGCAGCGCGTTCAGCTCGCGCAGGCGCACGGGGTCCATCCCCAGCGCCTCGGCGATGCGCTCCATGTGCACCTCGGCCGCGAACTGCGTCTGCGGCGCGCCGAAGCCGCGGAAGGCGCCGTTGGGCGGCGAGTGCGTCCGCACCGCGCGGCCCTGGATGCGCACGTGGTCGCAGCGGTACGGCCCCGCCGCGTGGATGCACCCGCGCGAGAGCACCACGGGCGAGAGGGTGCAGTACGCGCCGCCGTCCATCAGCACGTCGACGTCCATCGCCACCAGCCGCCCGTCGCGCGCGACCCCGGTGCGGTGGCGGACGATGGACGGGTGGCGCTTGGTGGTGGCGACCATGTCCTCCACGCGGTCGTACACGATCTTCACCGGCCGCCCGGACTTGAGCGCCAGCAGCGCCGCGTGCCCCGCGATCACCGACGGGTACTCCTCCTTGCCGCCGAAGCCGCCGCCCGTCTCGGTCTGCACCACGCGCACGCGCTCGTCGGGGAGGTCCAGCAGGTGCTTGAGCGCCTTGTGCACGTAGAACGGGCACTGCATGGAGCCGTAGACGGTGATGCCGCCGTTCTCCGGGAAGGCGATCACCCCGTTGGTCTCGATGTAGACGTGCTCCTGCGCGCCGGTGCGGTAGGTGCCCTCCACCACCAGGTCGGCCCCGGCGAGCGCCCGCTCCACGTCGCCCTTGCGGATGCGGATCTCCTTGAAGACGTGCTCCGACGCCTCGGGGTCCAGGAGCGGCGGGAGGGGGTCGTAGTCGATCTCGACCCGGGCGGCCAGGAGCGCCTCGCGGTCCTCGTGGGCCAGCAGCAGAACGGGCTCGGCCAGGTGGCTCACCTCGCGCTCGGCCAGGTACGGCTGGTCCCACTCGATGAGCGCCACCGCGTTCCGCCCCGGCACGTCGCGCCAGTCGACGACGGTGAACCCCGTAGTGTCGAAGCCGAGCCGGATGTCGCGGATGCGGCCACGCGGGACGGTGGAGCGGACGGTGCGCCCGTAGAGCATCCCCGGGAACGCCACGTCGTCGACGTAGCGCGCCGCGCCCGTGACCTTGGGGAGCCCGTCCTTGCGCGGCACGTTCGCGCCGACCACGGGCCGGATCACGCGCGCCTCCGGCGGACGGTCGCGTGGCGGGGAACGGCCGGCGGGCAGGGGTGAAGCACGGGCGGGACCTCCGTGGGGAGGGTGGGGACGCGAGCGGTTCGCGTGGATCTCGGTTGGGGAACAATTAGGGGAGACGCGAGGGCGCCGCAAGCCGGGGCGGCTCGCGGCGCTTCGTCACACCACGCTGCCGGGCCTCGTCCTGGTCCCGAACGGATTGGGATCACACGGAGAAACAGAGGAACAGAGAAGCCCTCCGTTTCTCTGTTCCTCCGTGTGAGATTTCCAGGGCCGGCGCCCCGAACGATCCTTCTCCACCCGGGATCAGCCGTCGCCCAGCGGCGACACCGCGCGGCTGGCCTCCGCGTGGATCACCGCGTCGAACTGCCGGGCCAGGCTGGCGCGGAAGTAGTGCGAGGCTCGCTCGCTCGCGGGGGCGTAGACCACTCCGACGGCGCGCTCCAGGCGCTCGGCGGAGAGGGGGTCGGCCGCCGGGGTGCCGCGCAGGAGCACCAGCGAGCTGCCCCCGAGCGCCTGGTGGAAGACGTCGCCGAAGCTCCCGGGGAGCTCGGGGTTGAGGGTGCGCGGCTCGCCGGAGCCGCCCCACCCGTGCGCGGCGGTCACGGTGCCCGCGTAGGTGGTGAAGCCCACCAGCACCGACTGGCCGGGATGCGCCTCGCGCACCAGGCGGCCCAGGTTCACCTCGCCCTGGCTCCCCATCTCGGTGGCGCGGTCGTCGCCCACGTGCGTGTTGTGCGCCCACACCACCACCTTCGCCGGGCGGCCCAGGCGCGCCAGGTGCGCGGCGATCCGGTCCAGCGTCTCGGCCATGTGCCGGTCGCGGATGTTCCACGTCGTGTACGCCGTGCCGCCCTGCGCGCGGTAGTACGCCTCGCCGCTGGCCACCACGCGCGCGTGCTGCGCCGCCGAGAAGAGCGAGTCCAGCGCCGCCGGGCTCGCGGCGGAGGCGGCCGCGTAGCGCGCCTCCAGCTCGTCGCGCACCGCCGCGGCCT from the Longimicrobium sp. genome contains:
- a CDS encoding xanthine dehydrogenase family protein molybdopterin-binding subunit; its protein translation is MIRPVVGANVPRKDGLPKVTGAARYVDDVAFPGMLYGRTVRSTVPRGRIRDIRLGFDTTGFTVVDWRDVPGRNAVALIEWDQPYLAEREVSHLAEPVLLLAHEDREALLAARVEIDYDPLPPLLDPEASEHVFKEIRIRKGDVERALAGADLVVEGTYRTGAQEHVYIETNGVIAFPENGGITVYGSMQCPFYVHKALKHLLDLPDERVRVVQTETGGGFGGKEEYPSVIAGHAALLALKSGRPVKIVYDRVEDMVATTKRHPSIVRHRTGVARDGRLVAMDVDVLMDGGAYCTLSPVVLSRGCIHAAGPYRCDHVRIQGRAVRTHSPPNGAFRGFGAPQTQFAAEVHMERIAEALGMDPVRLRELNALRPGDTTATGQHMGDDCSALEVLDEAVRRSGFHRKRAEYAGTGRGIGLSLFFHGSGFTGSGEVHLASKAALETTERGVRILVASTEIGQGTRTMHSQIVADALGVAFDEVEHAVPDTAAVPDSGPTVASRTCMVVGGILQRCAEELRGRIGELHPGEHFRRFGRTVVTREYEKPHDVTWDDTEYTGDAYATYGWGCDVVEVALDPDTYEVRPVRVVTAQDIGRAIHPVLVAGQIEGGTAQGIGWALNERVVTRDGAMLNSTLTNYTIPTTLDTPPMEVAIVENPSRYGPFGAKGVGEMPIDGPAAAVVNAIRHLGLDVREIPAVPEVVMHAPPIEEGAGEAVAA
- a CDS encoding erythromycin esterase family protein, whose translation is MLDRQWRTVLGWGSLLVALAGCADLPTVAGPAPEPVTPALLDAVRASARPLTGAAADYDPLLALAGGARFVLLGESTHGTHEFYAERARISRRLFDEGAFTALAIEGDFHSADRVHRYVLGESADARAEQALSGFDRFPLWMWRNAEFRDFVEHIRERNASAAPERRVGVYGLDLQAPFASLQPVLAYLDRVDPAAAGRARSRYRCFDAYADEVVYARAGFTSLAESCADEAAAVRDELEARYAAASAASPAALDSLFSAAQHARVVASGEAYYRAQGGTAYTTWNIRDRHMAETLDRIAAHLARLGRPAKVVVWAHNTHVGDDRATEMGSQGEVNLGRLVREAHPGQSVLVGFTTYAGTVTAAHGWGGSGEPRTLNPELPGSFGDVFHQALGGSSLVLLRGTPAADPLSAERLERAVGVVYAPASERASHYFRASLARQFDAVIHAEASRAVSPLGDG